A window of Candidatus Nitrospira allomarina genomic DNA:
ATAAACTCGCCACTATTTGCGAGACTAATCGGGAAATCGCAAAGGCGATTCCTAAAATAATCGCCGCCGCAAAAATATCGGGGATGGCCGACATCATGGTATTCAACATATCGGTGGCTGGTCCTGTAATCACGTCAATTTCCAAGGCTTGCAGTGCGGCAACGACCGCAGGGACCAAAATCAGGATATACACCACCAAAGCCAGTAAATGAGACAAGGACATCGTTCCGCGCAATCCTATTTGTTCACCCAGCCGATCGGTTCCGGCTGCCGTCAACAGGTTACTCACCAAGTCCCTGACGATTTTGGCCAAGAACCATCCAGCAACTCCAATTAACACTGCCCCGAAAATATTCGGGAGCATGCTTAACATTTCATTGACCATGTTTTGGACCGGAACCAACAGGCCGTCAATCTCCAGGGTCCCTAAGATAGCGGGGAGGAATAGCAGCACAACCAGCCAAAACACGACATTCCCCAAATTAGCGCTGATGGGTCGCACCCCGGCTCCCGCACTCAATTTTTCATCCATCGTCGTCGATTGCAAAGCCTTGGCCACAAGGGTTCGAAGTACGGTGGCGATAATCCACACGATTAACATCAATATTCCCCCAGCCACTAATTTCGGAACAAAGGCCATCACCTGATCGACCAAAGTCCCTAGAGGACCGGAGACCATTTCCAAGTGTAACGCGTTAAAAAATGCCACTAAAACTAATAAAAGAATTAAATAATAGATTCCTACGGCTGTACCGCCTTCCACATCCATGGTGGTACCGGTGGTCGAACGCAATCGCTGATTGACGTTCAACATGCCCAGAGCCTTCCTGATTCCAGCTCTCACAAGCAGAGCCACTATCCACCCCAGAAGGAGGATGCCCAATGCACCCAATACATTGGGCAACGTTTCCCCAAGATTCACTTGTAACGTTTCGGTCAATTTACTCATGTCCATAGATCACTCCTTTCAATAAAAATACAGAACACCGGCCACCCCGTAGATATTCTCTACAGTTTGATGGTGAGACAGGAAGAAACTATTGGTCAGCTTATATTGAGAGTAATACGAAAGGTAGCTATCGAGTTAGGAAGGCTCTTACCTTAACAATTGAGGAAAATTAAGTCCACCTAGGCGCAGAAAACCTTAATTTCCTGGAGATTTTTCTAAATATATAAAATACGGCATCAGCTCATTGTCGGTCTGGGCCACACGGTCAGAAAAAATAAGCGGCATCCCTGTCATGAGGAATGCCACCCACCGCTTGATTCTGTTCTCCCCCATCAAATCGGGTTTGTGGCATCAGCACATTTTTTCAAATGATAAGTCGGCTGCTCACAAGGCCACTTCCATTTTTTCTCTCTTATGCCAACCCTGGGCCAGATATGATCCACTATGCGGACTTCGCTAATTCGGAAGTACAATGTCCGCACTTGGTGGCCTGAATGGGAATCGTCATGTGGCAGAATTTGCATTCTTTCGTTGTAGGATCCGCAGGCGGGGCCTCTTTTTCTTCACGTTTCATCTGATTGATGGCTCTAATCACCATAAAAACGGCAAAGGCCACAATAAGAAAGCTAATAACCGAATTGAGAAATACTCCATAATTCATGGTGACAGCGCCCGCTGCCTGAGCGTCGGACAAGGCCAGATATGGCCCTGGAGGCACCCCCTCCTTAAGGGTGACAAACAGGTTGGAAAAATCAACGCCACCCAACAAGAGTCCAATCGGGGGCATCAACACATCGGCCACCAGCGATTTGGCAATGGTGCCAAAGGCCCCTCCAACAATGACACCGACTGCCATATCGATAACATTGCCCCGCATGGCAAACTCTTTGAACTCTTTAAGCATCACATC
This region includes:
- a CDS encoding mechanosensitive ion channel, which produces MSKLTETLQVNLGETLPNVLGALGILLLGWIVALLVRAGIRKALGMLNVNQRLRSTTGTTMDVEGGTAVGIYYLILLLVLVAFFNALHLEMVSGPLGTLVDQVMAFVPKLVAGGILMLIVWIIATVLRTLVAKALQSTTMDEKLSAGAGVRPISANLGNVVFWLVVLLFLPAILGTLEIDGLLVPVQNMVNEMLSMLPNIFGAVLIGVAGWFLAKIVRDLVSNLLTAAGTDRLGEQIGLRGTMSLSHLLALVVYILILVPAVVAALQALEIDVITGPATDMLNTMMSAIPDIFAAAIILGIAFAISRLVSQIVASLLGGLGFDALPEKLGLGQAFTGQTTPSSVVGSVLAFFIMLFAVVEAANQLGFHQVSELVTMFIEFGSQVLLGSAIIAIGFWLSNLAYETIIRVHGVNSGGVASIARFAILGLVLAMGLRAMGLANEIVNLAFGLTLGAIAVAVALSFGLGGREAAGKQMEYWLSQARGERRG
- the mscL gene encoding large-conductance mechanosensitive channel protein MscL, with amino-acid sequence MLKEFKEFAMRGNVIDMAVGVIVGGAFGTIAKSLVADVLMPPIGLLLGGVDFSNLFVTLKEGVPPGPYLALSDAQAAGAVTMNYGVFLNSVISFLIVAFAVFMVIRAINQMKREEKEAPPADPTTKECKFCHMTIPIQATKCGHCTSELAKSA